A region from the Drosophila ananassae strain 14024-0371.13 chromosome 2L, ASM1763931v2, whole genome shotgun sequence genome encodes:
- the LOC6500884 gene encoding putative uncharacterized protein DDB_G0291608 has product MRIPKGRLTSWLLLILAFAFTLPALCKATGSTQMPGHARGGHSSNSSIGDSELSASERSRRLIPYMAFYLPAPELPINQQYVAKHSSSAGGSQLQAPSPGRIPVPVAYMPQHQQKHHAHSHLHGPPHPPPPAPHYQSGAGEVYHSLAIGGHQHPHPHPHSHPSAGHAKEQHPHSDSGATFIAYKPLNPPHKHKTVQHFPPLPPSPPPPSKEQVQQPQHHLHQQHQHQHHQQQQQQQPVQFEMLSPGLVASSQLQRQRGKQSKINLTPFTAQNTLPGQFIPIIYTPVSSKPGSSSANYNNINNNMKQPAAVGAEIVFQAAPHKNPHQTPIAADYAAAGVSAEQTASSAASSSEEESEKEPKGPPVQQEDHSSQEELAVVQVEEQQQQPQPTPSIGYVSVSVPDSEPSSVTATTSSKTALIIHQKSPAFGHVSKYESYFNMAPPSTSGHHHPHPQQQQQQHPQHLTPQEKYVLYLQQRMKHQKHQQLLQQQQQQQQQHHQQNYDFPHPVVPAQSNTLATGSHHPPSTHLHPQQPPVHQHHHPQTTHHHSHKYDTLYARPDATAGQQVLHIPLRALMAHVQESQSQAESQAQPPRQEFIKDEPLGSPAPPQQYIDYLIDGPRQSLDEDQQHERPSAPQPPQHAYILVTTTAPHIEHQPAPQLHHDISTPRPPVLYKQQPTLRLQPVHNYKATRRPIYVTTPSPAAAPTPSHTVEITPKYVYVSGKPPNGPQNELASREPSTHTPIKLKPVYKYAHERPPLTPAYVPEDEDQLPDIRTSSLAEILHKLQASNHLPQTLTPDNIDNSIKTLIRILQNLKQTQTIVPNPPQHHEEHKHSSQDYDYNTGSGEDHPATSTGSEEITEAVVKLKGPNKHPGPSTGRPGIDYPNYAEIPKTSFECTQQRYKGFFGDPETNCQVWHYCDLNGGKASFLCPNGTIFSQIALTCDWWFNVKCSTTPQLYVLNERLYKYILPFNPKFPEDYNGPIVDKYLAMKFQEMEEKMRQEKQRKASQQAEKPAEASSTPSLPKNHKPEPKHGSGINAQVYEQSSEKNLLIDDEIDDISERGTFDTYDQSAPTTIMAPTSTQDTKTYVLKPIVVSSTPQPLPEVDFEIEPTAPESSEEEDKLQSLRETKAADKKERETTKVSVEKLEVIEIKTDGNTGQLMPIKGSSK; this is encoded by the exons ATGCGGATCCCCAAGGGAAGATTGACCAGCTGGTTGCTGCTAATACTGGCATTTG CTTTCACACTCCCAGCTTTGTGTAAAGCCACTGGCTCAACCCAAATGCCGGGCCACGCTCGAGGTGgccacagcagcaacagtagcATTGGTGATTCTGAGCTCAGTGCCTCCGAGCGGAGTCGACGCCTCATACCCTACATGGCTTTCTATTTGCCCGCCCCGGAGTTGCCCATTAATCAGCAGTATGTGGCCAAGCACTCATCGTCCGCCGGCGGATCCCAGCTGCAGGCACCATCGCCTGGAAGGATCCCAGTGCCTGTAGCCTACATGCCACAGCACCAGCAGAAGCATCATGCCCACTCGCACCTCCATGGACCGCCTCATCCGCCCCCACCAGCGCCGCACTATCAATCGGGAGCAGGCGAAGTCTACCATAGTCTGGCCATTGGTGGCCACCAGCATCCTCATCCCCATCCGCACTCCCACCCGTCAGCTGGCCATGCCAAGGAGCAGCACCCACACTCTGATTCGGGTGCCACGTTTATTGCCTACAAACCATTGAATCCACCGCACAAG CACAAGACGGTGCAGCACTTTCCACCGCTCCCGCCGTCACCTCCGCCACCATCGAAGGAGCAAGTTCAGCAACCACAGcaccacctccaccagcaacaccagcaccagcaccaccaacaacagcagcaacagcaaccagTGCAATTCGAGATGCTATCACCGGGCTTGGTGGCATCATCCCAGTTGCAACGCCAGCGAGGCaaacaatcaaaaatcaatttaacgCCGTTTACAGCGCAGAACACATTGCCGGGACAGTTTATACCCATTATTTATACGCCAGTGAGCAGCAAGCCGGGCTCCTCCAGTGCCAATTACAATAACATCAATAACAACATGAAGCAGCCGGCGGCGGTGGGCGCTGAAATAGTGTTCCAAGCGGCGCCACATAAAAATCCCCATCAAACACCAATCGCCGCGGATTATGCAGCAGCTGGAGTCTCCGCCGAACAGACTGCCTCATCGGCGGCTTCTTCCTCCGAAGAGGAGTCGGAGAAGGAGCCAAAAGGTCCGCCAGTACAGCAAGAGGATCACTCATCCCAGGAGGAGCTGGCGGTGGTCCAAGTGgaggagcaacagcagcagcctcAGCCGACACCAAG CATTGGCTACGTCTCCGTTTCGGTTCCCGATTCCGAGCCTAGCTCAGTCACCGCCACCACATCCTCTAAAACTGCATTGATAATACATCAAAAGTCGCCGGCTTTCGGGCATGTAAGTAAATACGAAAGCTACTTCAACATGGCCCCACCCTCGACCAGCGGCCACCATCATCCTCAtccgcagcaacagcagcagcagcatccgcAACACCTGACGCCCCAGGAGAAATACGTGCTTTACTTACAACAGCGCATGAAACACCAAAAACATCAGCAActgctgcaacagcaacagcagcagcagcagcaacaccaccaaCAGAATTACGACTTCCCACATCCGGTGGTGCCAGCACAAAGCAATACTCTGGCCACTGGCAGCCACCATCCTCCATCCACTCATCTGCATCCCCAACAGCCTCCGGTTCACCAGCACCACCATCCCCAGACCACTCACCATCATTCACACAAGTATGACACCCTTTATGCAAGGCCGGATGCGACTGCCGGTCAGCAGGTTCTCCACATTCCTCTACGGGCCCTCATGGCCCATGTCCAAGAGTCCCAGTCGCAGGCCGAGTCGCAAGCGCAACCGCCGCGACAAGAGTTTATAAAGGATGAACCACTCGG TTCCCCAGCACCGCCCCAGCAGTACATCGATTATTTAATAGACGGTCCCAGGCAGTCCCTGGATGAGGACCAACAGCACGAGCGTCCTTCGGCGCCCCAGCCACCGCAGCATGCTTACATCCTGGTGACCACGACGGCGCCGCACATCGAACACCAACCTGCACCGCAGTTGCACCACGATATTTCCACTCCGCGTCCCCCCGTCCTTTACAAGCAGCAACCCACTTTGCGACTGCAGCCGGTACACAACTACAAGGCCACCAGACGACCCATTTATGTGACCACGCCCTCGCCAGCAGCTGCGCCCACTCCCAGTCACACGGTTGAGATTACGCCCAAATATGTTTACGTTTCCGGAAAGCCACCGAATGGACCACAAAATGAGCTCGCCAGCAGGGAGCCCTCGACGCACACGCCCATTAAACTGAAACCGGTCTACAAGTACGCCCACGAACGGCCTCCACTGACACCAGCCTACGTTCCAGAGGACGAGGATCAGTTGCCCGACATCCGTACCTCATCGCTGGCCGAGATCCTGCACAAGCTCCAAGCGAGCAACCATCTGCCCCAGACCCTGACGCCCGACAACATTGACAACTCCATCAAGACACTGATACGCATTCTGCAGAACCTCAAGCAAACCCAGACGATAGTGCCCAATCCTCCGCAGCACCACGAAGAGCACAAGCACAGCTCCCAGGATTATGACTACAATACAGGGAGTGGCGAGGATCATCCCGCAACGTCCACAGGCTCAGAAGAGATAACCGAGGCAGTGGTTAAACTAAAAGGACCAA ATAAACATCCTGGACCGAGTACGGGAAGACCTGGCATCGATTATCCCAACTACGCCGAGATCCCAAAGACGAGTTTCGAGTGCACTCAGCAACGCTACAAGGGATTCTTCGGCGACCCAGAGACCAATTGCCAGGTGTGGCACTACTGTGATCTTAACGGAGGAAAAGCCTCTTTCCTTTGTCCCAACGGAACCATTTTTAGTCAG ATTGCTCTGACCTGCGACTGGTGGTTCAATGTAAAGTGTTCAACCACTCCCCAACTTTATGTTCTGAACGAAAGACTCTACAAGTACATACTGCCCTTTAACCCCAAGTTCCCAGAGGACTACAATGGACCCATTGTGGATAA ATACCTTGCAATGAAGTTTCAGGAAATGGAAGAAAAGATGCGTCAGGAGAAGCAGCGAAAGGCATCCCAGCAGGCGGAGAAACCAGCTGAGGCCTCGTCCACTCCCTCGCTTCCCAAGAATCACAAGCCTGAACCGAAACACGGCAGTGGAATAAACGCCCAAGTCTACGAACAGAGCTCTGAAAAAAATCTACTAATCGATGATGAAATAGATGATATTTCGGAGCGGGGAACCTTCGATACCTACGACCAATCGGCGCCAACCACCATCATGGCACCCACGAGCACCCAGGACACCAAGACCTATGTGCTGAAACCCATCGTTGTGTCGTCCACCCCCCAGCCGCTGCCAGAAGTGGACTTCGAGATAGAACCCACGGCGCCGGAGAGCAGCGAGGAAGAGGACAAGCTTCAGAGTCTGCGGGAGACCAAGGCGGCTGACAAAAAGGAGCGGGAAACCACGAAAGTAAGCGTGGAAAAGCTCGAGGTTATTGAGATTAAGACCGATGGCAATACAGGACAACTGATGCCCATCAAGGGCAGCAGCAAATGA
- the LOC6500883 gene encoding salivary glue protein Sgs-5 produces the protein MHGISKLTLTLALGILLFYLGFTSAQEDALFRCSVQYKCSADKELVWAMADELCFVFHNRCLMQVEQCSRKSSGRTELVETDRETCKPNCPRVCGDVYDPVCAQIFQEEYITFSNECEMLNSICSNEKPYSYFAKGECVEQPVG, from the exons ATGCACGGAATTAGTAAGCTGACTTTGACCTTGGCCTTGGGTATTTTGCTATTTTACCTGGGATTCACATCGGCCCAGGAGGATGCCCTTTTCAGGTGCAGCGTTCAGTACAAATGTTCAGCGGACAAAGAGCTGGTCTGGGCCATGGCCGACGAGCTGTGCTTTGTCTTTCACAACAGGTGTCTGATGCAGGTGGAGCAGTGCTCCCGCAAGAGTAGCGGCAGAACAGAGCTCGTCGAAACTGACAGGGAAACCTGTAAGCCAAACTGCCCGAGAGTTTGCGGGGATGTCTACGATCCTGTATGTGCCCAAATCTTCCAAGAAGAATACATCACCTTCAGCAACGAGTGCGAAATGCTTAATTCCATTTGCTCCAATGAGAAAC CTTACTCCTACTTTGCCAAGGGAGAGTGTGTTGAGCAACCAGTTGGCTGA
- the LOC6499702 gene encoding testis-specific serine/threonine-protein kinase 1 has product MSKFNASSGNRQLTTRSSDVDALAQRGYNVGHKIGEGSYATVITAGYADDAGHGVHLACKIIDKAKAPTDFVNKFFPRELEILTKIDHPNIIQIHSILQRGPKIFIFMRYAENGDLLSHIKKTGPIDEKQSKIWFLQMAKALKYLHTHDIAHRDLKCENILLSKRLNIKLADFGFARYCRDDSGREMKSETYCGSAAYAAPEVVCGRPYDPKLADAWSLGVILFIMMNAKMPFDDSNLTKLLEDQRNRKFAFRRKLQDLITAQAKATVSVLLEPESHARWNLREILNCAWLRNSEEPQPATS; this is encoded by the coding sequence ATGTCAAAATTTAACGCCAGCTCTGGGAACAGGCAGTTGACCACACGAAGCTCTGATGTGGATGCACTGGCTCAGCGTGGCTATAATGTGGGCCATAAAATCGGCGAGGGATCATACGCAACTGTTATCACTGCCGGATATGCTGATGATGCCGGGCACGGAGTTCACTTGGCTTGCAAGATCATCGATAAGGCCAAAGCGCCGACCGATTTTGTCAATAAGTTTTTCCCGCGCGAACTAGAGATCCTCACCAAGATCGACCATCCCAACATTATACAGATCCACAGCATTCTCCAGCGCGGTCCCAAGATATTCATCTTTATGCGCTACGCGGAGAACGGAGATCTGCTGTCGCACATCAAGAAAACGGGTCCCATCGACGAGAAACAGTCGAAGATCTGGTTTTTGCAGATGGCCAAGGCCCTGAAGTATCTGCATACCCATGACATAGCCCATCGGGACCTTAAGTGCGAGAATATCCTGCTCTCCAAGCGGCTCAATATTAAACTGGCCGATTTTGGATTCGCTCGCTATTGCCGGGATGATAGCGGTCGGGAGATGAAGTCTGAGACCTATTGTGGATCTGCTGCCTATGCTGCACCGGAGGTTGTTTGCGGACGACCATATGACCCAAAGCTGGCTGATGCATGGTCCCTTGGCGTCATCCTCTTCATTATGATGAACGCCAAGATGCCCTTCGACGACAGCAATCTGACCAAGTTGCTGGAGGATCAGCGAAACAGGAAGTTCGCCTTTCGTAGGAAGCTGCAGGACTTGATTACGGCCCAGGCCAAGGCGACAGTCTCTGTTCTTCTCGAGCCAGAGTCGCATGCCCGCTGGAATCTTCGGGAGATTCTCAACTGTGCCTGGCTGCGAAATAGCGAAGAACCACAGCCCGCTACCTCTTAA
- the LOC6499700 gene encoding E3 ubiquitin-protein ligase RNF181 homolog isoform X4, producing the protein MSDYFEELGHEPTGPEGANDFERNFKRLQVLAIMNGIDMEIEVPEASKRAIAELPVHEILESEVCDDLECSVCKEPGAAGEKYKILPCKHEFHEECILLWLKKVNSCPLCRYELETDDEVYEELRRYRQDESNRRDRHNTLMDSMFG; encoded by the exons ATGTCCGACTATTTTGAGGAACTGGGCCATGAGCCGACCGGACCGGAGGGAGCCAACGACTTTGAGAGGAATTTCAAGCGCCTCCAGGTACTGGCCATAATGAATGGCATCGACATGGAAATCGAGGTGCCGGAGGCCTCCAAGCGGGCTATAGCCGAGCTTCCTGTCCACGAGATTCTGGAATCAGAGGTCTGCGATGATCTGGAGTGTTCGGTGTGCAAGGAGCCAGGAGCTGCTGGCGAAAAGTACAAGATCCTTCCCTGCAAGCACGAGTTTCACGAGGAGTGCATCCTTCTTTGGCTGAAAAAA GTGAATTCGTGTCCTTTGTGTCGCTACGAACTAGAGACAGATGACGAGGTGTACGAGGAGCTACGTCGATACAGGCAGGATGAATCCAATCGTCGAGACCGCCACAACACCCTCATGGACTCCATGTTTGGTTAA
- the LOC6499700 gene encoding E3 ubiquitin-protein ligase RNF181 homolog isoform X3: protein MQLLNLVCLKQTMSDYFEELGHEPTGPEGANDFERNFKRLQVLAIMNGIDMEIEVPEASKRAIAELPVHEILESEVCDDLECSVCKEPGAAGEKYKILPCKHEFHEECILLWLKKVNSCPLCRYELETDDEVYEELRRYRQDESNRRDRHNTLMDSMFG from the exons ATGCAGTTGCTTAACTTGGTCTGCCTCAAGCAAA CCATGTCCGACTATTTTGAGGAACTGGGCCATGAGCCGACCGGACCGGAGGGAGCCAACGACTTTGAGAGGAATTTCAAGCGCCTCCAGGTACTGGCCATAATGAATGGCATCGACATGGAAATCGAGGTGCCGGAGGCCTCCAAGCGGGCTATAGCCGAGCTTCCTGTCCACGAGATTCTGGAATCAGAGGTCTGCGATGATCTGGAGTGTTCGGTGTGCAAGGAGCCAGGAGCTGCTGGCGAAAAGTACAAGATCCTTCCCTGCAAGCACGAGTTTCACGAGGAGTGCATCCTTCTTTGGCTGAAAAAA GTGAATTCGTGTCCTTTGTGTCGCTACGAACTAGAGACAGATGACGAGGTGTACGAGGAGCTACGTCGATACAGGCAGGATGAATCCAATCGTCGAGACCGCCACAACACCCTCATGGACTCCATGTTTGGTTAA
- the LOC6499700 gene encoding serine/threonine-protein kinase OSR1 isoform X1 — protein MQLLNLVCLKQKVAHIANNNSNKNCKESKESDPKDTGVFGCFSKKEEQQENPSKKTQNSSDPREVFRSGTYKVQKSEQEQQRNLEASTSVYRHHDEEFHPIRKEEELETTPPISSQPRPRSAKRSQSQPAIVQKPSNQRRPGTCTTSENGTGTRSMTSIPANLSSNNVAGAANLAGAAAPPEKQPWPNSKDDYELRDVIGVGATAVVHGAYCIPRNEKCAIKRINLEKWNTSMDELLKEIQAMSSCNHENVVTYHTSFVVREELWLVLRLLEGGSLLDIIKHKMRTANCKQGVFDEATIATVLKEVLKGLEYFHSNGQIHRDIKAGNILIGDDGTIQIADFGVSAWLATGRDLSRQKVRHTFVGTPCWMAPEVMEQDHGYDFKADIWSFGITAIEMATGTAPYHKYPPMKVLMLTLQNDPPTLDTGADDKDQYKAYGKTFRKMIVECLQKEPSKRPTASELLKHAFFKKAKDRKYLTQTLLQSGPSMETRVHKAAKRQPGASGRLHRTVTGEWVWSSEEEDNGGSAGGSGSGGGRKQPSSDSDSEDRPMNRLERADSSDSDRDEPSPEVTHSVSSATVTPGAIPAGGAAQEITAGLSQLPLPSDASAEAPPVNLVLRMRNLRRELHDIRFEFVVGKDSAEGIATELVDAGLVDALDTQPMAQHLDQLIAASATMKTITFQLSSGVQPGEVPDERSLVGYAQISITD, from the exons ATGCAGTTGCTTAACTTGGTCTGCCTCAAGCAAA AGGTGGCGCACAtcgccaacaacaacagcaacaagaacTGTAAAGAATCCAAGGAATCAGATCCCAAGGATACAGGAGTTTTCGGTTGTTTTTCCAAGAAGGAGGAGCAACAAGAGAATCCCAGCAAGAAGACTCAAAACTCGTCAGATCCGCGAGAAGTTTTCCGATCGGGCACCTACAAAGTGCAGAAAAGTGAACAGGAACAGCAGAGGAATCTAGAGGCATCAACTTCCGTTTACCGCCACCACGACGAGGAGTTTCATCCGATCAGAAAGGAGGAGGAGTTAGAGACCACACCACCGATCTCCAGTCAACCCAGACCGCGGAGTGCAAAGAGATCGCAAAGTCAGCCGGCGATAGTCCAGAAACCCAGCAACCAACGACGTCCAGGAACTTGCACCACCTCTGAAAACGGAACTGGAACCAGGAGCATGACCTCCATACCCGCCAATCTGTCCAGCAACAACGTTGCTGGAGCAGCAAATCTCGCCGGAGCAGCCGCTCCGCCAGAGAAGCAGCCATGGCCCAACTCCAAAGACGATTACGAGCTGAGGGATGTCATTGGCGTGGGAGCCACGGCCGTGGTGCACGGGGCCTACTGTATTCCCCGGAACGAGAAGTGCGCCATCAAGCGCATTAACCTGGAGAAGTGGAACACCTCCATGGATGAGCTGCTCAAGGAAATTCAGGCCATGTCCTCGTGCAATCACGAGAATGTGGTGACCTACCACACGTCGTTTGTGGTGAGAGAGGAGCTCTGGCTGGTTCTGAGACTCCTGGAAGGCGGATCGCTGCTGGACATCATCAAGCACAAGATGCGAACGGCCAACTGCAAGCAAGGCGTCTTCGACGAGGCCACCATAGCCACTGTCCTCAAGGAGGTCCTCAAGGGCCTCGAGTACTTCCATTCGAATGGTCAGATCCACCGCGACATCAAGGCGGGAAACATTCTGATTGGCGACGATGGTACCATCCAGATTGCTGATTTCGGAGTGAGCGCTTGGCTGGCCACTGGACGGGATCTGTCGCGACAGAAGGTGCGTCACACCTTCGTGGGCACACCGTGCTGGATGGCTCCGGAGGTGATGGAACAGGATCATGGTTATGATTTCAAGGCGGACATCTGGTCGTTCGGAATAACAGCAATCGAAATGGCCACAGGAACAGCACCTTACCACAAATATCCGCCAATGAAGGTGCTCATGCTAACGCTCCAGAATGATCCGCCCACTCTGGACACCGGGGCGGATGACAAGGATCAGTACAAGGCCTATGGCAAGACATTCCGCAAAATGATCGTCGAGTGCTTGCAGAAGGAGCCATCCAAGAGGCCCACGGCGAGTGAGCTGCTGAAGCACGCCTTCTTCAAGAAGGCCAAGGACCGCAAGTATCTCACCCAGACGTTGCTGCAATCGGGTCCCAGCATGGAGACCCGGGTGCACAAGGCAGCCAAAAGACAGCCCGGCGCTTCGGGAAGGTTGCATCGCACCGTCACCGGTGAATGGGTTTGGTCCAGCGAGGAGGAGGATAATGGGGGCTCTGCCGGCGGCTCTGGATCCGGTGGCGGCCGTAAGCAGCCTTCTTCCGATTCGGATTCGGAGGACAGGCCGATGAATCGTTTGGAGAGAGCCGATTCCTCCGACAGCGATCGGGATGAGCCGTCGCCGGAGGTTACACATAGTGTGTCCTCGGCCACCGTTACTCCCGGAGCCATTCCGGCAGGTGGAGCAGCCCAGGAAATCACAGCTGGTCTGTCACAGCTCCCACTACCCAGCGACGCATCCGCCGAGGCGCCACCCGTCAATCTTGTCCTGCGAATGCGCAACTTGCGGCGGGAACTCCATGACATACGCTTCGAATTTGTCGTGGGAAAGGATTCCGCTGAGGGTATTGCCACGGAACTAGTGGATGCCGGCCTGGTGGACGCTCTGGACACCCAGCCGATGGCGCAGCACTTGGATCAGCTAATAGCCGCCAGTGCCACGATGAAAACAATCACTTTCCAATTGAGCTCCGGCGTGCAGCCGGGCGAGGTGCCCGACGAACGGTCCCTGGTGGGCTATGCGCAGATTTCCATCACTGACTAG
- the LOC6499700 gene encoding serine/threonine-protein kinase OSR1 isoform X2: MTSIPANLSSNNVAGAANLAGAAAPPEKQPWPNSKDDYELRDVIGVGATAVVHGAYCIPRNEKCAIKRINLEKWNTSMDELLKEIQAMSSCNHENVVTYHTSFVVREELWLVLRLLEGGSLLDIIKHKMRTANCKQGVFDEATIATVLKEVLKGLEYFHSNGQIHRDIKAGNILIGDDGTIQIADFGVSAWLATGRDLSRQKVRHTFVGTPCWMAPEVMEQDHGYDFKADIWSFGITAIEMATGTAPYHKYPPMKVLMLTLQNDPPTLDTGADDKDQYKAYGKTFRKMIVECLQKEPSKRPTASELLKHAFFKKAKDRKYLTQTLLQSGPSMETRVHKAAKRQPGASGRLHRTVTGEWVWSSEEEDNGGSAGGSGSGGGRKQPSSDSDSEDRPMNRLERADSSDSDRDEPSPEVTHSVSSATVTPGAIPAGGAAQEITAGLSQLPLPSDASAEAPPVNLVLRMRNLRRELHDIRFEFVVGKDSAEGIATELVDAGLVDALDTQPMAQHLDQLIAASATMKTITFQLSSGVQPGEVPDERSLVGYAQISITD, translated from the coding sequence ATGACCTCCATACCCGCCAATCTGTCCAGCAACAACGTTGCTGGAGCAGCAAATCTCGCCGGAGCAGCCGCTCCGCCAGAGAAGCAGCCATGGCCCAACTCCAAAGACGATTACGAGCTGAGGGATGTCATTGGCGTGGGAGCCACGGCCGTGGTGCACGGGGCCTACTGTATTCCCCGGAACGAGAAGTGCGCCATCAAGCGCATTAACCTGGAGAAGTGGAACACCTCCATGGATGAGCTGCTCAAGGAAATTCAGGCCATGTCCTCGTGCAATCACGAGAATGTGGTGACCTACCACACGTCGTTTGTGGTGAGAGAGGAGCTCTGGCTGGTTCTGAGACTCCTGGAAGGCGGATCGCTGCTGGACATCATCAAGCACAAGATGCGAACGGCCAACTGCAAGCAAGGCGTCTTCGACGAGGCCACCATAGCCACTGTCCTCAAGGAGGTCCTCAAGGGCCTCGAGTACTTCCATTCGAATGGTCAGATCCACCGCGACATCAAGGCGGGAAACATTCTGATTGGCGACGATGGTACCATCCAGATTGCTGATTTCGGAGTGAGCGCTTGGCTGGCCACTGGACGGGATCTGTCGCGACAGAAGGTGCGTCACACCTTCGTGGGCACACCGTGCTGGATGGCTCCGGAGGTGATGGAACAGGATCATGGTTATGATTTCAAGGCGGACATCTGGTCGTTCGGAATAACAGCAATCGAAATGGCCACAGGAACAGCACCTTACCACAAATATCCGCCAATGAAGGTGCTCATGCTAACGCTCCAGAATGATCCGCCCACTCTGGACACCGGGGCGGATGACAAGGATCAGTACAAGGCCTATGGCAAGACATTCCGCAAAATGATCGTCGAGTGCTTGCAGAAGGAGCCATCCAAGAGGCCCACGGCGAGTGAGCTGCTGAAGCACGCCTTCTTCAAGAAGGCCAAGGACCGCAAGTATCTCACCCAGACGTTGCTGCAATCGGGTCCCAGCATGGAGACCCGGGTGCACAAGGCAGCCAAAAGACAGCCCGGCGCTTCGGGAAGGTTGCATCGCACCGTCACCGGTGAATGGGTTTGGTCCAGCGAGGAGGAGGATAATGGGGGCTCTGCCGGCGGCTCTGGATCCGGTGGCGGCCGTAAGCAGCCTTCTTCCGATTCGGATTCGGAGGACAGGCCGATGAATCGTTTGGAGAGAGCCGATTCCTCCGACAGCGATCGGGATGAGCCGTCGCCGGAGGTTACACATAGTGTGTCCTCGGCCACCGTTACTCCCGGAGCCATTCCGGCAGGTGGAGCAGCCCAGGAAATCACAGCTGGTCTGTCACAGCTCCCACTACCCAGCGACGCATCCGCCGAGGCGCCACCCGTCAATCTTGTCCTGCGAATGCGCAACTTGCGGCGGGAACTCCATGACATACGCTTCGAATTTGTCGTGGGAAAGGATTCCGCTGAGGGTATTGCCACGGAACTAGTGGATGCCGGCCTGGTGGACGCTCTGGACACCCAGCCGATGGCGCAGCACTTGGATCAGCTAATAGCCGCCAGTGCCACGATGAAAACAATCACTTTCCAATTGAGCTCCGGCGTGCAGCCGGGCGAGGTGCCCGACGAACGGTCCCTGGTGGGCTATGCGCAGATTTCCATCACTGACTAG